Below is a genomic region from Raphanus sativus cultivar WK10039 chromosome 4, ASM80110v3, whole genome shotgun sequence.
AAAGATGGTCTAAGAGCAAGATTATCGGCGTATCTTAGCCAAATATCTTAGCATTAACAGATcgaaatttaaatgaaaaaagagGAAAACACTTAGGACGTTCCttaattaagatacaaaataTGTGCGTCCTTACCAGCCACGTGGCATCTTCCTTTCCAGGAAGCGTTGCGTTGAGAGAAAGATAATTCAATCGTCGGCAGGCAGTGATGGCGAGCCATCTCCCAAAGTCCACTCCtcgtcttctcttctctttcccCAGGTTTCATCTCTGTTTCCCTTATACTTCCtgaatgtgatttttttttttggacttaAGATTTATCTGAAAGTATTAATCCTTTAGAGAACTGGGTTTCATGGAGTTTCGTTGGAAGATTCGCTGTATCAAACCGAAAGATCAAAGAGTTATTAAACAGTTCGAGAAGGTTCGAAGTCAAAGCGAGGACAGCAGCTTCGAAAACCATAGAGGTTGAAGTGGACAAGCCTTTGGGTCTAACTCTAGGGCAGAAGCAAGGTGGTGGAGTTGTCATCactgtgagtttttttttaattacttacCTCTGCAATGAAGTTGCATTATGTTGTTTGATAGAATTGAGAGTATTTCTTTGATTTCATTTTTCTCAGGGTGTGGAAGGAGGTGGGAACGCAGCAAAAGCTGGTCTTAAATCTGGTGATCAAGTTCTGTACACAAGCAGCTTCTTTGGAGATGAGCTTTGGCCTGCTGATAAGTTGGGGTTCACTAAAACCGCTATTCAGGCCAAACCTGATTCTGTCTACTTTGTTGTCAGCAGGTGCGTGTTTGTCTTTCTACTGATTTGATTTAGGTGGTGATCTTGCTAGAAATGTTGcctctttgttctaatgattgGAAAATTATCAAATACTATATAGCACAAGGGTTTTGTGTCTATCTTTTCCATATGCTTCGTTAAGTAGTACCTGAGGTGTTCTCTGATATGCTTTGTGCGGTTCTTGATTGGTTTTAAGATGCGATTTGTGATTTTTGATCAAACACAGAGGTGCAGATCTTGATGTGAAGAAGCTAAATAAGCGTCCGGCCCCTCCTCGGTTTGGAAGAAAGCTAACCGAGACTCAGAAGGCTAGTGTAgttctctgtttttgttttctaagaCTTAGATACTCTTATCATGTAACAGTTACCTCAAAGCCTTAGATAGTCGATTAGTCTGAACACGTTTCTGTGATTGTATCATTCTCATTCGTTTAAAACTTATTTGACTTTGTGCTAGTTCATAGAAACTTGAGATAAATGATGTTGTCATCCTCATTGGTTTTAATCTTAAACATACTTGACCTTGGATGTTCCTTGTTTCAATTTTGTATCGATGTACCTTTTTTCCCACATATCTATGTTAGTTCTGAGAAATTTGAGATCACGACATTCTCATTGATTCCTTGTTTCAATTTCTCTCCTTGTTACAGGGTTTTGACAAGTACATGAACCTAGTGTTGGATGAAGCTGAAGAAGTGAGCCTCAAGAAGATTAACAGGAAACCATTTGGTGAGTTtactaagaaacaaaaaagtcctaccaataatctatatttttagGATTGCCCTTAGCAAAATCTCTTAAGGacaaagtaataataaaatatcttaagGACTAAAATTAAGTCctaccaataatgatgctctaaggcTTTTAAAGTTTCTCACTTCTCATTATAATGATCATATGATTCATGGGAGAATGGGACCTTTAACTTAGTCCCTTATGTTTTCTTCTTGTTGATGTATTATCACTTATACGTTTTTACTAGAGAAACTACCAGAAGAGTTGGAATGATTGCGTTTAAGCATCACATAATTCACACCTTTCTACACCATATAGAGATAAAGAGAACGTCAAGCTCCTATACAAATGTTTAGCACTTTTTAACCTGAGATGGTAAAAGAATCAGGGCTTCTTAAATTATGGCTTTATGTCATTCAATTACATCATATTTTTACATATGAATTTGTTAAACGCTACTCACCATCACCGTTTTGTGGAAGGAAAAAAACCACATGTTGTCGGACTTGTTGCCGTTtagttataaaaaaacattaaacttACTAAACACATAATAATAACCTAAATCTTTTTGTAACTCAAGTGTCTCCGCCATGAAACCGCGGCGGCAGAACGTCTCGGGTCGAACCATCTATCGGCGCTTTACGCGATCGATGACCAGACTTCATCAAAACTCGCTCCCGGTTCCTGATGAACTCGTTTACGAGATACTCTCGAGGTTGCCGTCGAAGGCTATAGCGAGATGTCGTTGCGTATGCAATCTCTGGTCCTCCGTGCTTCGCCGTCAAGACTTCACAGACTCCTTCTTGACCAAATCGAGTGCTCACCCTCAGCTTCTGTTCGTCTTCGAAGGCTATAGCGAGATTCACTTCTTCTCGTCGCCTCAGCCTGAAAATCCGGAAGAGAACTCGTATGTTGTAGCCTCCAATCATCTTGCGTGCTTCCCAAGTCCCTTTAGCTTATTTTTGTGTACCAGTGGCTTCTCGTGTTATGGACAGAACCTGATCT
It encodes:
- the LOC108809294 gene encoding uncharacterized protein LOC108809294 isoform X4; this encodes MASHLPKSTPRLLFSFPSFVGRFAVSNRKIKELLNSSRRFEVKARTAASKTIEVEVDKPLGLTLGQKQGGGVVITGVEGGGNAAKAGLKSGDQVLYTSSFFGDELWPADKLGFTKTAIQAKPDSVYFVVSRGADLDVKKLNKRPAPPRFGRKLTETQKGFDKYMNLVLDEAEEVSLKKINRKPFVSPP
- the LOC108809294 gene encoding uncharacterized protein LOC108809294 isoform X2, translated to MASHLPKSTPRLLFSFPSFVGRFAVSNRKIKELLNSSRRFEVKARTAASKTIEVEVDKPLGLTLGQKQGGGVVITGVEGGGNAAKAGLKSGDQVLYTSSFFGDELWPADKLGFTKTAIQAKPDSVYFVVSRGADLDVKKLNKRPAPPRFGRKLTETQKGFDKYMNLVLDEAEEVSLKKINRKPFGEFTKKQKSPTNNLYF
- the LOC108809294 gene encoding uncharacterized protein LOC108809294 isoform X3; this encodes MASHLPKSTPRLLFSFPSFVGRFAVSNRKIKELLNSSRRFEVKARTAASKTIEVEVDKPLGLTLGQKQGGGVVITGVEGGGNAAKAGLKSGDQVLYTSSFFGDELWPADKLGFTKTAIQAKPDSVYFVVSRGADLDVKKLNKRPAPPRFGRKLTETQKGFDKYMNLVLDEAEEVSLKKINRKPFEKLPEELE